In one window of Mustelus asterias unplaced genomic scaffold, sMusAst1.hap1.1 HAP1_SCAFFOLD_130, whole genome shotgun sequence DNA:
- the LOC144484882 gene encoding uncharacterized protein LOC144484882, whose product MERKSTVHSGETLYTCSVCGRGFSRSSGLAKHKCSHSMEKLQKCEDCGKEFNYPSQLETHQRSHTGERPFTCSECGKGFTLSSHLLTHQRAHTDERPFKCSDCGKCFKSAGELMSHQRVHTDERPFRCPYCGTGFRHSHHLTVHQRVHTGERPFTCSECGKGFTRSSRLLTHQRVHTGERPFKCCDCEKFYKSAGELISHQRVHTEKKPFRCSHCEAGFRRSYDLVLHQRTHTGERPFTCSECGKGFTRSSRLLQHQRVHTGERPFTCSECGKGFTKSSTLLTHQRTHTGERPFKCSDCANCYKSSGELMSHQRVHTDERPFRCSHCEAGFRRSSDLTVHQRTHTGERPFTCSECGKGFIQSSSLLRHQRTHTGERPFICSECGKGFTQSFHLLKHQRIHQ is encoded by the coding sequence atggaaagaaaaagcaccgttcacagtggagagacactgtacacgtgttctgtgtgcggACGAGGCTTCAGCCGATCATCTGGTCTGGCAAAACACAAATGCAGCCACTCCATGGAAAAACTgcagaaatgtgaggactgtgggaaggaatttaattacccatcccagctggaaactcatcagcgcagtcacactggggagagaccattcacctgctctgagtgtgggaagggattcactctgtcatcccaccTACTTACTCATCAGCGggctcacactgatgagagaccttttaaatgctcagactgtgggaagtgtttCAAAAGTGctggtgaactgatgtcccatcaacgtgttcacactgatgagagaccattcaggtgcccttactgtgggactgggttcaggcattCACAtcacctcactgtacaccagcgagttcacactggggagaggccattcacctgctctgagtgtggaaaaggattcactcggtcatcccgcctgctgacacaccagcgagttcacactggggagagaccttttaaatgttgtgactGTGAGAAGTTCTACAAAAGTGCTGGTGAACTGatttcccatcaacgtgttcacaccgaaaagaaaccattcaggtgctctcactgtgaggctgggttcaggcgatcataTGACCTCGTTCTACACcagcgcacccacactggggaaaggccattcacctgctctgagtgtggaaagggattcactcggtcatcccgcctgctgcaacaccagcgagttcacactggggaaaggccattcacctgctccgagtgtggaaaaggattcactaagtcatccaccctgctgacacaccagcgcactcacactggggagagaccttttaaatgctctgactgtgcgaattgctataaaagttctggtgaactgatgtcccatcaacgtgttcacactgatgagagaccgttccggtgctctcactgtgaggctgggttcaggcgatcatctgacctcactgttcaccagcgcacccacactggggaaaggccattcacctgctccgagtgtgggaagggattcattcagtcttccagcctgctgagacaccagcgcactcacaccggggagagaccattcatctgctccgagtgtgggaagggattcactcaatcattccACCTGCTTAAACACCAAAGAATTCACCAGTAA